The Halorientalis sp. IM1011 genome window below encodes:
- a CDS encoding phosphoenolpyruvate carboxykinase (ATP): MSESGITVREPVTALPDPVESETVVYNPSLDQLREFSREMETTTEFGSPAYVSDHQSRNADKTRNAIDHEFDAEDLAYFEDAIEFAASNEMICLDRQVGRHPDHAYVCRYYVPKAYGRIALSVAKLFEPVDDPDADPDFVTVQVPEWDETAIRILPEEGFTAVLGSDYTGEAKKSFLRLFMLRTKEAGGLGLHAGSKRVQLKQDDGDDLKTVGQLFLGLSGTGKSTLTAHGLGLEDPEDATMLQDDVCALLSDGSVAGSEGQGLYIKTIGLEREEQPELYDAATDESAVLENVDVAEEGAVDFDSDHHTTNGRAVIQRSELDSAGEEIDLPALDQIFFITRNPVMPPVAKLDPDEAAAAFMLGESVQTSAGDPSAAGERIRVVGTNPFIMGSEGEEGNRFRDLIEDLDVDCFVLNTGSVGGRDVGVDDTVTLLEGISRGTVAWRDDETTGLTVPSEVPGMDVSAFDVAGNLDDADDRVADLRAERREYLAQFADLDDDIESAVY; the protein is encoded by the coding sequence ATGTCCGAGTCCGGAATCACGGTGCGAGAGCCCGTCACAGCCTTACCCGACCCGGTCGAGTCCGAGACCGTCGTCTACAACCCGTCGCTCGACCAGCTCCGGGAGTTCTCCCGCGAGATGGAGACGACCACGGAGTTCGGCTCGCCCGCCTACGTCAGCGACCACCAGTCGCGCAACGCGGACAAGACGCGAAACGCGATCGACCACGAATTCGACGCCGAGGACCTCGCGTACTTCGAGGACGCCATCGAGTTCGCGGCGTCGAACGAGATGATCTGTCTCGACCGGCAGGTTGGTCGCCACCCCGACCACGCCTACGTCTGCCGGTACTACGTCCCAAAGGCGTACGGCCGCATCGCGCTGTCGGTGGCCAAGCTGTTCGAACCGGTCGACGACCCGGACGCCGACCCCGACTTCGTCACCGTCCAGGTTCCCGAATGGGACGAGACCGCCATCCGTATCCTCCCCGAGGAAGGCTTCACGGCGGTACTGGGCAGCGATTACACCGGCGAAGCCAAGAAGTCCTTCCTCCGCCTGTTCATGCTCCGCACGAAAGAGGCAGGTGGTCTGGGCCTCCACGCCGGAAGCAAGCGCGTCCAGCTGAAACAGGACGACGGGGACGACCTGAAGACGGTCGGCCAGTTGTTCCTCGGCCTCTCCGGGACCGGCAAGTCCACGCTGACCGCGCACGGGCTCGGTCTCGAGGACCCCGAGGACGCGACGATGTTGCAGGACGACGTGTGTGCGCTCCTGTCCGACGGCTCGGTCGCCGGCAGCGAGGGTCAGGGCCTGTACATCAAGACCATCGGCCTCGAACGCGAGGAACAGCCGGAACTCTACGATGCCGCGACCGACGAGTCCGCAGTACTGGAGAACGTCGACGTGGCCGAGGAGGGGGCGGTCGACTTCGACAGTGACCACCACACCACGAACGGCCGCGCCGTGATCCAGCGCTCGGAACTCGACTCCGCGGGCGAGGAGATCGACCTCCCGGCGCTGGACCAGATCTTCTTCATCACGCGTAACCCCGTGATGCCGCCGGTCGCCAAACTGGATCCGGACGAGGCCGCCGCGGCGTTCATGCTCGGCGAGTCCGTCCAGACCAGTGCCGGCGACCCCTCCGCGGCCGGCGAGCGGATCCGCGTCGTCGGAACCAACCCCTTCATCATGGGCTCGGAAGGCGAGGAGGGCAACCGGTTCCGCGACCTCATCGAGGATCTGGACGTGGACTGTTTCGTCCTGAACACCGGCTCCGTCGGCGGTCGCGACGTGGGCGTCGACGACACGGTGACGCTGCTGGAGGGCATCTCCCGCGGCACCGTCGCGTGGCGCGACGACGAGACGACCGGCCTGACCGTCCCGAGTGAGGTCCCCGGGATGGACGTCTCGGCGTTCGACGTGGCCGGGAATCTGGACGACGCCGACGATCGGGTCGCGGACCTGCGCGCGGAACGCCGGGAGTATCTGGCGCAGTTCGCGGACCTGGACGACGATATCGAGTCGGCTGTGTACTGA
- the trmY gene encoding tRNA (pseudouridine(54)-N(1))-methyltransferase TrmY — translation MRQFLLLGHRVPTTPDFSLDALPSEAGRLDILCRAISAAFVLSHDIRGDVRVSLVLQDEFTIQFEGSELRNLNPDERSTAALVRTALDHREDAIGHMPAESSPGVSISRKGFETTLDEAAADSTVVHLHEDGDPIVDVEPPENPLFVLSDHESFTDAESDLLAEYADHRVSLSPRALHADHAITVAHNYLDTAGFQTY, via the coding sequence ATGCGCCAGTTTCTCCTGCTGGGCCACCGCGTGCCGACGACTCCCGACTTCTCGCTCGACGCGCTCCCGAGCGAGGCCGGCCGCCTCGATATCCTCTGTCGCGCGATCAGCGCCGCGTTCGTCCTCTCCCACGACATCCGCGGGGACGTGCGCGTCTCCCTGGTCCTGCAGGACGAGTTCACCATCCAGTTCGAAGGGTCCGAGTTGCGCAACCTCAACCCCGACGAGCGCAGCACCGCGGCCCTCGTCCGTACCGCGCTGGACCACCGCGAGGACGCCATCGGTCACATGCCGGCGGAAAGCTCACCCGGTGTCTCGATCTCCCGGAAGGGGTTCGAGACCACGCTCGACGAAGCCGCTGCCGACAGTACCGTCGTCCACCTCCACGAGGACGGCGATCCGATCGTCGACGTCGAACCGCCCGAGAACCCACTGTTCGTCCTCTCGGACCACGAATCGTTCACCGACGCCGAGTCCGACCTACTCGCCGAGTACGCGGACCATCGCGTCAGCCTCTCGCCACGCGCCCTGCACGCCGACCACGCCATCACTGTCGCGCACAACTACCTCGACACCGCCGGATTCCAGACGTACTGA
- a CDS encoding PKD domain-containing protein, protein MVALLALSGVAAGDGNEPPLADAGLDQHVAAGETVRLDATGSRDPDGNVSGYNWSIETPSGGTITPDCRTCGTTAFSPDTPGQYNVTVTVTDDDGATRADTLYVDVDPAPGPSVSLSGPTEPTVEQAGGDPSGEANYVANFSRGGHPVGYVEWQVDGEQTVQRSVNASETDSISYVHSMESAANHTLTVRVVDTAGREGTDSMSVSPQVRNVGGGYDGDDGYDGVMQTEWGGRTITFEAPTIDTSTGEVVQQSGPNLEQLNAVVTADPGEEVQTDFFEDDEENDNQRGTNDDPEESYDDDESTTDETSSDPEAPFSGGGSPIGLGSGVSFGEVCSIC, encoded by the coding sequence GTGGTAGCACTCCTCGCGCTGTCGGGTGTCGCCGCCGGCGATGGGAACGAGCCACCGCTGGCGGACGCCGGACTGGATCAACACGTTGCGGCGGGTGAAACCGTCCGACTGGACGCGACCGGATCGCGGGATCCCGACGGCAACGTCTCGGGGTACAACTGGTCGATCGAGACGCCCAGCGGCGGAACGATCACACCCGATTGTCGGACCTGTGGGACGACCGCGTTCAGTCCGGACACGCCAGGTCAGTACAACGTGACCGTCACCGTGACGGACGACGACGGTGCGACGCGGGCGGACACGCTGTACGTCGATGTCGATCCCGCACCGGGACCGTCGGTGTCGCTGTCCGGCCCCACGGAACCGACCGTCGAGCAGGCGGGCGGTGATCCGTCAGGGGAGGCGAACTACGTCGCGAACTTCTCCCGCGGCGGCCATCCGGTCGGCTACGTCGAGTGGCAAGTCGACGGCGAGCAGACAGTTCAGCGATCGGTCAACGCCTCCGAGACGGATTCGATCAGCTACGTCCACAGCATGGAATCGGCCGCGAACCACACGCTGACCGTTCGTGTCGTCGACACTGCCGGTCGCGAAGGGACTGACTCTATGTCTGTCTCGCCGCAGGTCCGAAACGTGGGCGGTGGTTACGACGGCGACGACGGATACGATGGTGTCATGCAGACTGAATGGGGTGGTAGAACGATTACGTTCGAGGCGCCGACGATCGATACGAGTACCGGTGAGGTCGTTCAGCAGTCGGGTCCGAACCTTGAGCAGTTGAATGCTGTTGTAACAGCCGATCCGGGAGAAGAGGTACAGACTGACTTTTTTGAGGATGATGAAGAGAACGATAATCAGAGGGGCACAAATGATGATCCTGAAGAATCATATGACGACGATGAGTCAACAACGGATGAAACATCATCTGATCCAGAGGCCCCATTTAGTGGGGGAGGTTCACCAATTGGTCTCGGAAGCGGTGTTTCCTTTGGCGAGGTTTGCTCAATATGTTGA
- a CDS encoding GDP-mannose mannosyl hydrolase: MSDGPVPAAEWETIVSNVPLVSVDLVVETDDGVVLGKRENEPAKGEWFVPGGTVRKHEGLRDAVERVATTELGCSVAIERQLGVYEHFYDTSEFDDTDGKHYVPIGYHVTPTDGEEFEPDDQHSSLRTFEPPFEFDLHPYVEAYLDDAGVLD, from the coding sequence ATGAGCGACGGTCCGGTTCCGGCGGCCGAGTGGGAGACGATCGTCAGCAACGTGCCGCTGGTGTCGGTCGATCTCGTCGTCGAGACCGACGACGGCGTCGTCCTCGGCAAGCGTGAGAACGAACCCGCGAAAGGCGAGTGGTTCGTCCCCGGCGGCACCGTCCGCAAACACGAGGGGTTGCGCGACGCCGTAGAGCGGGTCGCGACCACCGAACTCGGCTGTAGCGTGGCGATCGAGCGCCAGCTCGGCGTCTACGAACACTTCTACGACACGTCGGAGTTCGACGATACGGACGGCAAGCACTACGTCCCGATCGGCTACCACGTGACGCCCACAGACGGCGAGGAATTCGAACCCGACGACCAGCACAGTTCGTTACGGACGTTCGAGCCCCCGTTCGAGTTCGATCTGCACCCCTACGTCGAGGCGTATCTCGACGACGCTGGAGTTCTGGACTGA
- a CDS encoding YfcE family phosphodiesterase, whose amino-acid sequence MQVGIVSDTHDNYSAAEAIAAVLDDRGIDTLVHCGDFIAPPLLAAFEGHGFDIHGVLGNNDGEREGLEATIDGFSEGSHLHGREADLTFDGTSVHVLHGDQGIETVTDRAESGDYDYVCYGHFHVAEKRSVGDTTVVNPGAHFPTVPDEHRSIAVLDTETDEIEFVDIDG is encoded by the coding sequence ATGCAGGTGGGAATCGTCTCCGACACGCACGACAACTACAGCGCCGCCGAGGCCATCGCCGCCGTCCTCGACGACCGCGGGATCGACACCCTCGTCCACTGCGGCGACTTCATCGCGCCGCCGCTCCTCGCGGCCTTCGAGGGCCACGGCTTCGACATCCACGGCGTCCTCGGAAACAACGACGGCGAGCGCGAGGGACTGGAAGCGACCATCGACGGCTTCAGCGAGGGGAGCCACCTCCACGGCCGCGAGGCCGACCTCACCTTCGACGGCACCTCGGTCCACGTCCTCCACGGCGACCAGGGCATCGAGACCGTCACCGACCGCGCCGAGTCCGGCGACTACGACTACGTCTGCTACGGGCACTTCCACGTCGCCGAAAAGCGTTCCGTCGGCGACACGACCGTCGTCAACCCCGGCGCCCACTTCCCCACCGTCCCCGACGAACACCGGAGTATCGCCGTTCTCGACACCGAGACCGACGAGATCGAATTCGTCGATATCGACGGGTGA
- a CDS encoding ABC transporter ATP-binding protein — translation MTAIETTDLTKRYGSTTAVADLNLEVPEGVVYGFLGPNGAGKTTTMRMLTSLTRPSSGNARVAGVPVDDRDRLIDHIGYLPEEPPLYNELTAREQLSYIAGLRDLPEERTRERVEDYLERLDLAEDADRRIDTYSKGMRQKTAFVQSLLHDPDVLFLDEPTSGLDPRAARTIRDMIDGLADEGATIFLSTHILPVVDEHADTVGVLSDGELVAEGPPADLKQRAKASDDAGSGRTLEEVFLDVTSEDPATERSEAITGERPDA, via the coding sequence ATGACAGCGATCGAAACGACCGACCTCACGAAACGCTACGGATCGACGACTGCGGTCGCAGACCTGAACCTCGAAGTCCCCGAGGGCGTCGTCTACGGCTTCCTCGGCCCGAACGGAGCGGGAAAGACGACGACGATGCGAATGCTCACGTCGCTGACCCGCCCGTCGAGCGGCAACGCACGCGTCGCTGGCGTCCCGGTCGACGACCGCGATCGACTCATCGATCACATCGGCTACCTCCCCGAGGAACCGCCGCTGTACAACGAGTTGACGGCGCGCGAGCAGTTGAGCTACATCGCCGGACTGCGCGATCTCCCGGAGGAACGGACGCGGGAACGGGTCGAGGATTATCTCGAACGGCTGGACCTCGCCGAGGACGCCGACCGGCGCATCGACACCTACTCGAAGGGGATGCGGCAGAAGACGGCGTTCGTCCAGTCGCTGCTACACGATCCCGACGTGCTCTTTCTGGACGAACCGACGAGCGGCCTCGATCCGCGGGCCGCCCGGACGATCCGGGACATGATCGACGGCCTCGCCGACGAGGGCGCTACGATCTTCCTGTCGACGCACATCCTGCCGGTCGTCGACGAACACGCAGACACCGTCGGCGTCCTCTCGGACGGCGAACTCGTCGCCGAGGGGCCGCCAGCGGACCTGAAACAGCGGGCGAAGGCCAGTGACGACGCCGGCTCCGGTCGGACGCTCGAAGAGGTGTTCCTCGACGTGACCAGCGAGGACCCTGCGACGGAGCGGAGCGAGGCGATAACGGGGGAGCGGCCGGATGCCTGA
- a CDS encoding glycosyltransferase family 2 protein, giving the protein MKVETAESQSFSYGEALRYIAVAVGVMGALYLPAILLPNTWFRVLTTVMLVALLGLTGRALVSALFSFKRPKTPELTLSDAELPEVSVVIPAYNEAAVLPGTIEACRNLDYPAEKLEVVLCYERDSVDDTAAICEEAAADDERFVAVERDEPGGGKAKATNYALQYATGDIIASIDADHRFESDAIRKAVAWFESDEDIWCVKGRCYGDNPRDSILALHATVERHIAEKADLFARDVFGGFTIFGGGQAFFRAEMFEELGEFDESVLVEDIDMSSKIHDFGKQLRVDPSIVTYEENPGTIQSWWSQRKRWARGWMQVAFRYLFRLPRSRNLSTRERLDAVFTFAYALMPVYVAFTFPLLLFDMVRDFAVGNPYTASILADMGIGATLEHGIPTATYFSEFVRNALWTLLAVAPALAAGMVFVQDYRDGYSHDPLEFAASFTLWIYLALQSVVYVVSFLDEVIFERPSIYVTTARVNSQAKSGSGSKTSGTETKSD; this is encoded by the coding sequence ATGAAGGTAGAGACAGCGGAGAGTCAATCGTTCTCCTACGGGGAAGCTCTCCGCTATATCGCCGTCGCCGTCGGTGTGATGGGGGCGCTGTACCTCCCGGCGATCCTGCTGCCCAACACGTGGTTTCGGGTACTCACGACCGTCATGCTGGTCGCGCTGCTCGGGCTGACCGGCCGAGCACTCGTGTCGGCACTGTTTTCGTTCAAACGGCCGAAGACACCCGAACTGACGCTATCGGACGCCGAACTGCCGGAAGTCAGCGTGGTCATTCCCGCGTACAACGAGGCCGCGGTGCTGCCCGGGACGATCGAGGCGTGTCGGAACCTCGACTACCCGGCCGAGAAGCTCGAGGTCGTCCTCTGTTACGAGCGCGATTCCGTCGACGACACGGCGGCCATCTGTGAGGAGGCTGCCGCCGACGACGAGCGGTTCGTCGCGGTCGAGCGGGACGAACCCGGCGGCGGGAAGGCCAAGGCGACGAACTACGCCCTCCAGTACGCGACCGGCGACATCATCGCGAGCATCGACGCGGACCACCGGTTCGAGTCCGACGCGATCCGCAAGGCGGTCGCGTGGTTCGAGTCCGACGAGGACATCTGGTGTGTCAAAGGGCGGTGCTACGGGGACAACCCGCGAGACTCGATTCTGGCCCTGCACGCCACCGTCGAGCGCCACATCGCCGAGAAGGCCGACCTGTTCGCACGTGACGTCTTCGGCGGGTTCACCATCTTCGGCGGCGGGCAGGCGTTCTTCCGCGCCGAGATGTTCGAGGAACTCGGCGAGTTCGACGAGAGCGTCCTCGTCGAGGACATCGACATGTCCTCGAAGATCCACGACTTCGGCAAACAGCTCCGGGTCGATCCCTCCATCGTCACGTACGAGGAGAATCCGGGCACGATCCAGTCGTGGTGGAGCCAGCGCAAACGCTGGGCACGCGGCTGGATGCAGGTCGCCTTCCGCTACCTGTTCCGACTCCCGCGCAGTCGAAACCTGTCGACCCGCGAGCGCCTCGACGCCGTCTTCACCTTCGCCTACGCGCTCATGCCGGTGTACGTCGCCTTTACGTTCCCGCTCCTGCTGTTCGACATGGTGCGTGACTTCGCGGTCGGAAATCCCTACACCGCGTCCATCCTCGCCGACATGGGCATCGGGGCGACCCTCGAACACGGTATTCCGACCGCGACGTACTTCTCCGAGTTCGTCCGGAACGCGCTCTGGACCCTGCTCGCGGTCGCGCCGGCCCTCGCGGCGGGCATGGTGTTCGTCCAGGACTACCGCGACGGGTACTCCCACGACCCGCTTGAGTTCGCGGCCTCGTTCACGCTGTGGATCTACCTGGCGCTCCAGAGCGTCGTCTACGTGGTGTCCTTCCTCGACGAGGTCATCTTCGAGCGCCCGAGCATCTACGTGACGACCGCACGGGTCAACTCCCAGGCCAAATCGGGGTCGGGCTCGAAGACGAGCGGCACCGAGACCAAGTCCGACTGA
- a CDS encoding cupin domain-containing protein — MGYHHVDPDELAPSSDHPCDRRSLAEVAELTQLAAAVYDLEPGEDLATTYHYHDQREELFYVLDGDLHVETPDEEFVIGADETFVVEPESPIRPYNPTDADASVRVLGVGAPKFDIGRPYDSEADGEDA; from the coding sequence ATGGGCTATCATCACGTCGATCCCGACGAGCTAGCACCGTCGTCGGACCACCCCTGTGACCGCCGATCACTGGCCGAGGTCGCCGAACTCACCCAGCTCGCGGCGGCCGTCTACGACCTCGAACCGGGCGAGGACCTCGCGACGACCTATCACTACCACGACCAGCGTGAGGAACTGTTCTACGTCCTCGACGGTGACCTCCACGTCGAGACGCCCGACGAGGAGTTCGTTATCGGGGCCGACGAGACGTTCGTGGTCGAGCCCGAGAGTCCGATCCGACCGTACAACCCGACCGACGCCGACGCGTCCGTCCGGGTTCTCGGCGTCGGCGCGCCCAAGTTCGACATCGGGCGGCCGTACGACTCCGAGGCGGACGGTGAGGACGCGTAG
- a CDS encoding NUDIX hydrolase, translated as MTDDATHDDELAWETLYGETAYICPGFDIQRERVRLPDGTETDFDYLSDSESVVVLPFTAEGEVVVIDEWRQAVKRVNRGFPAGGVEGEDADLAATARRELEEETGYVADGIEHLTTMEPSNGVADAVFHYFVATDCEPAGEQALDHNESISVETTEFDELLGAVEDGELRDGRTAFGVCYYELFG; from the coding sequence ATGACCGACGACGCCACCCACGACGACGAGCTGGCCTGGGAGACGCTGTACGGCGAGACGGCCTACATCTGTCCGGGGTTCGACATCCAGCGCGAGCGCGTCCGGTTGCCCGACGGCACCGAGACGGACTTCGACTACCTCTCGGACAGCGAGAGCGTCGTCGTCCTTCCCTTTACTGCAGAGGGTGAAGTGGTGGTCATCGACGAGTGGCGACAGGCGGTCAAGCGAGTCAACCGCGGGTTCCCGGCCGGCGGCGTCGAGGGCGAGGACGCCGACCTCGCGGCGACGGCCCGCCGCGAACTCGAAGAGGAGACGGGCTACGTCGCCGACGGGATCGAACACCTCACCACGATGGAACCCTCGAACGGCGTCGCAGACGCCGTGTTCCACTACTTCGTCGCCACTGACTGTGAGCCAGCGGGGGAGCAGGCACTGGACCACAACGAGTCGATCAGCGTCGAGACGACGGAGTTCGACGAGTTGCTCGGGGCGGTCGAGGACGGTGAACTCCGGGACGGTCGCACCGCATTCGGAGTCTGTTACTACGAACTGTTCGGGTAA
- a CDS encoding type II toxin-antitoxin system VapC family toxin, whose product MTVFVDTGVLYAEFDGSANRNETAVRAMDTVYEGEFGQPFTSDYVYDEVVTLTHKRTGRFEAARTVGEKVRGAKDFPDVYSFAYVDPTVFEAAIDVFERFDDQGLSFTDATTVALVNHKDIDAVLSFDDDFDGLVERIDPATV is encoded by the coding sequence ATGACTGTTTTCGTAGACACGGGTGTTCTCTACGCCGAGTTCGACGGGTCGGCGAACCGGAATGAAACGGCCGTCCGAGCCATGGATACGGTTTATGAGGGGGAGTTCGGACAGCCGTTCACGAGTGATTACGTATACGACGAAGTCGTAACACTGACCCACAAACGAACCGGTCGCTTCGAGGCAGCACGGACCGTCGGGGAGAAGGTACGGGGCGCGAAAGACTTCCCTGACGTATACTCGTTCGCGTACGTCGATCCGACCGTCTTCGAGGCTGCAATCGACGTGTTCGAGCGATTCGACGATCAGGGTTTGAGCTTTACCGACGCGACGACAGTTGCGCTGGTAAATCACAAAGATATCGACGCTGTGCTGAGCTTCGACGACGATTTCGATGGGCTCGTCGAACGGATCGATCCCGCTACCGTGTGA
- the tgtA gene encoding tRNA guanosine(15) transglycosylase TgtA has product MGDWFEVRDHDAAGRIGELTVPRADVTVETPALLPVVNPHVRTVEPARMESEFGAEILITNGYILYGSEDARESALADGLHDLYDFSGAIMTDSGSFQLSEYGEIDVDTREILEFQHDIGSDIGTPVDIPTPPDVSREQAAEELATTQERLELAAEVETGDMLVNAPVQGSTYPDLRERAGREAYATDLDVFPVGAMVPLLNDYRFDDVVDMVAAAKRGLGADAPVHLFGAGHPMMFALAVAMGCDLFDSAAYALYARDDRYLTVRGTEHLEDLDYFPCECPICTSHTPDELESCGNRERERLLAEHNLHVTFGEIRRIKQAIRQGNLLELVEARARGHSTMLDGYRALGDHAAQLERSDPVSKDAFFYVSGESAARPEVLRHHERLDRLDVAGDVLLTEGDPNEAYDESWRVVPPFGPFPRDLSEVYPLNAEIPERLDRRAYERAADGVARLVETNPDVTFTLAHTGWPETALDRVPEDVDTYELGVDDAYGDS; this is encoded by the coding sequence ATGGGCGACTGGTTCGAGGTACGCGACCACGACGCCGCCGGCCGGATCGGGGAGCTGACTGTCCCCCGTGCGGACGTGACCGTCGAGACGCCGGCACTCCTCCCCGTGGTCAACCCCCACGTCAGGACGGTCGAGCCGGCCCGCATGGAATCCGAATTCGGCGCGGAGATCCTCATCACGAACGGTTACATCCTCTATGGCTCTGAGGACGCCCGCGAGAGCGCCCTCGCCGACGGCCTGCACGACCTCTACGACTTCTCCGGCGCGATCATGACCGATTCGGGCTCCTTCCAGCTCTCGGAGTACGGCGAGATCGACGTGGATACCCGCGAGATCCTCGAATTCCAGCACGACATCGGCTCCGACATCGGCACGCCGGTCGACATCCCGACGCCGCCGGACGTGAGCCGCGAGCAGGCCGCCGAGGAACTGGCGACGACACAGGAGCGACTCGAACTCGCAGCGGAGGTGGAAACGGGCGACATGCTCGTCAACGCGCCGGTCCAGGGGTCGACCTACCCCGACCTCCGGGAGCGGGCCGGACGCGAGGCCTACGCGACCGACCTCGACGTGTTCCCGGTCGGCGCGATGGTCCCGCTGCTGAACGACTACCGCTTCGACGACGTGGTGGACATGGTGGCGGCGGCCAAGCGCGGGCTGGGCGCGGACGCGCCGGTCCACCTGTTCGGCGCGGGCCACCCGATGATGTTCGCGCTGGCGGTGGCGATGGGCTGTGACCTGTTCGACTCGGCGGCCTACGCGCTGTACGCCCGCGACGACCGCTACCTCACGGTCCGAGGGACCGAACACCTCGAAGACCTCGACTACTTCCCCTGTGAGTGCCCGATCTGTACGAGTCACACGCCCGACGAACTGGAGTCCTGCGGCAACCGCGAACGCGAGCGTCTGCTGGCCGAGCACAACCTCCACGTCACGTTCGGCGAGATCCGGCGGATCAAACAGGCGATCCGGCAGGGGAACCTGCTGGAACTGGTCGAGGCTCGCGCTCGCGGGCACTCGACGATGCTCGACGGCTATCGCGCGCTGGGGGATCACGCCGCACAACTCGAACGGAGCGATCCCGTCTCGAAGGACGCCTTCTTCTACGTCTCGGGGGAGAGTGCGGCTCGGCCGGAGGTATTGCGCCACCACGAGCGACTCGACCGGCTGGACGTGGCTGGTGACGTGCTCTTGACCGAGGGCGACCCCAACGAGGCCTACGACGAGAGCTGGCGGGTCGTCCCGCCCTTCGGCCCGTTCCCGCGCGACCTCTCGGAGGTGTACCCGCTGAACGCCGAGATTCCCGAGCGCCTCGACCGCCGGGCCTACGAGCGGGCCGCGGACGGTGTGGCGCGGCTGGTCGAGACCAATCCCGACGTGACGTTCACGCTCGCTCACACTGGCTGGCCGGAGACGGCGCTGGACCGGGTGCCAGAGGACGTGGATACCTACGAACTGGGCGTCGACGACGCGTACGGCGACAGTTAG